The following coding sequences are from one Methanohalophilus halophilus window:
- a CDS encoding methylamine methyltransferase corrinoid protein reductive activase translates to MKVGVAIDLGTSGFRAQKIDIESGEIHKTVITMNNPLPGANVMDHLDFAMNYGQDLAHELVIGAFRNILEELGIHSSPDKIAICGNPIQLSLFQGIPIDDLAYAGQRKKAKYNIKEQERKASVVKSIFIPGLEDLDNCSVVIPPAIKHEVGADALALIVKSGMLDNADISIATDYGTNAEMALKVGDVIYTGSAAAGPALEGQEITDGTIARPHAISDVTFEDKALRNYVLNDEMDTVQGDLVKPDDGTVIDKGDIEAHGITGTGVISLIDEAIKNGLVVLPKINLKNSVIQLQDGIKFNEHDLVEAGRAIGAIRAGHITLCNAAGIGMEDIQTAYMSGAAGTYMDAIKAHNIGMIPYDVGQISQIGNTSLIVAKEILLSEDRLWELQEIAEEIVGTHVMFAMDDAFKEAYILELSYWGEGMPFKVLKKYLKKKKLPTIDVVKSVPAVEKRVVKDIPVLGEEGLHVLDKVGTYLTMVIEGCETCHKCVQVCPNDALSMEDNRVMIRTDLCDGAHCQKCIHACPHDLFKWENLDVMMQEPSTEQ, encoded by the coding sequence ATGAAAGTGGGAGTTGCTATTGATCTTGGAACCAGTGGTTTCAGGGCTCAGAAAATAGATATTGAAAGTGGTGAGATCCATAAAACCGTGATTACCATGAATAACCCTCTTCCGGGAGCCAATGTCATGGATCATTTGGATTTTGCCATGAATTATGGACAGGATCTTGCCCACGAACTAGTAATAGGTGCTTTCCGGAACATTCTTGAGGAACTTGGGATTCATTCATCTCCTGATAAAATCGCGATTTGCGGAAATCCTATCCAGTTATCCCTGTTTCAGGGAATACCAATTGATGATCTTGCATATGCGGGACAGAGAAAAAAAGCAAAATATAACATAAAAGAACAGGAACGCAAAGCATCTGTTGTAAAAAGTATCTTTATTCCGGGTCTTGAAGATCTTGATAATTGCAGTGTTGTTATTCCTCCTGCAATCAAACATGAAGTGGGAGCTGATGCTCTTGCACTTATTGTCAAATCCGGTATGCTGGACAATGCAGATATTTCAATTGCAACGGATTACGGAACAAATGCCGAGATGGCTTTGAAAGTAGGAGATGTAATATATACAGGCTCAGCTGCAGCTGGACCGGCCCTGGAAGGACAGGAAATCACAGATGGTACGATTGCTAGGCCTCATGCGATATCTGATGTGACCTTTGAAGATAAAGCACTACGTAACTATGTCCTTAATGATGAAATGGATACTGTACAGGGTGACCTCGTAAAACCAGACGATGGCACGGTAATAGATAAGGGAGACATAGAAGCACATGGTATTACAGGAACAGGTGTAATTTCTTTAATTGATGAAGCTATTAAAAATGGTCTTGTAGTACTCCCAAAGATCAACCTGAAGAACAGTGTCATCCAATTACAGGATGGAATAAAGTTTAACGAACATGATCTTGTAGAAGCTGGCAGGGCGATTGGGGCTATAAGGGCAGGTCACATAACTCTTTGTAATGCTGCCGGAATAGGAATGGAGGATATACAAACTGCATATATGTCAGGTGCTGCAGGAACCTATATGGATGCTATTAAGGCGCACAATATTGGCATGATCCCTTATGATGTAGGTCAAATTAGCCAAATTGGGAACACCTCCCTGATAGTTGCCAAAGAAATTTTGCTCTCTGAGGACAGGTTATGGGAATTGCAGGAAATTGCAGAGGAAATCGTTGGAACACATGTCATGTTTGCTATGGATGATGCATTTAAGGAGGCCTACATTCTCGAACTTTCTTATTGGGGAGAAGGCATGCCTTTCAAAGTCCTTAAAAAATACCTGAAGAAAAAGAAACTACCTACAATCGATGTCGTAAAATCGGTTCCTGCTGTTGAAAAACGTGTAGTGAAAGATATTCCTGTACTGGGAGAAGAAGGCCTTCACGTTCTTGATAAGGTTGGAACGTATCTTACAATGGTCATTGAAGGCTGTGAAACCTGTCATAAGTGCGTCCAGGTCTGTCCTAATGATGCCCTTTCTATGGAAGATAACAGAGTAATGATACGTACTGATCTATGTGATGGCGCTCATTGTCAGAAATGCATACATGCCTGTCCCCATGACCTGTTTAAATGGGAAAATCTGGATGTTATGATGCAGGAACCATCAACGGAACAATAA
- the mtaB gene encoding methanol--corrinoid protein co-methyltransferase MtaB, which translates to MSVKRYSSMEYDNFEDLLFGHSKYPVKTGLDLEIGAGYTTAEINYAPRPDAAENKATLVNEYERITRDIMERMVQVGFPSVVLETEHVQQMTNNPTWGGEVANAQKAIMEEYHDEYGIKCALRHTVGDVRGDRESIDLRGDAYSRILESFEQVASSGADMLSIESLGGKEVFDHSILRNDMRGVIFSVGILGALDVEYIWKDICNIAKKNKVVPAGDTACAQANTAMFVAGGLLDFKLSHSVASVVRSVSASRSLAAYEAGAIGPGKDCGYENIIIKAITGYPISQEGKGSTCAHSDLMGNMAMQCCDLWSNESVEYRGDFGGTTVQCWGETLSYDCSMMNTALEAGVGKTLRDVLMVSDRYRDPQAFILSYDNAYRIGEVITAHPDDLYLRAKEAGMKACELIESGSEGFLELSKFEKATIKKTWNDLKSLDENMESFICNCLDIYSSEVDTFNPSNYGL; encoded by the coding sequence ATGTCTGTTAAACGTTATTCTTCCATGGAATATGACAATTTTGAAGACCTTCTTTTTGGCCACTCAAAATATCCTGTGAAAACCGGTCTTGATCTGGAAATTGGTGCTGGATATACTACTGCTGAAATCAATTATGCTCCCCGGCCGGATGCGGCTGAAAATAAGGCAACGCTTGTAAATGAATACGAGCGTATTACCCGTGACATTATGGAAAGGATGGTCCAGGTTGGTTTCCCATCAGTCGTACTTGAAACCGAGCACGTTCAGCAGATGACCAATAACCCAACCTGGGGTGGAGAAGTTGCAAATGCTCAAAAAGCAATCATGGAAGAGTACCATGATGAATATGGCATCAAATGTGCCCTCAGGCATACAGTTGGTGATGTCCGGGGAGATAGGGAAAGCATTGACCTGCGAGGAGATGCTTATTCCCGAATTCTTGAGTCATTTGAACAAGTCGCTTCTTCAGGAGCGGATATGTTGTCGATTGAATCCCTTGGAGGTAAAGAAGTATTTGATCATTCTATCCTGAGGAATGACATGCGGGGAGTTATCTTTTCAGTTGGTATACTTGGTGCTTTAGATGTTGAATATATATGGAAAGATATCTGCAATATTGCAAAGAAAAATAAAGTAGTACCTGCAGGCGATACGGCCTGTGCACAGGCAAACACTGCAATGTTTGTTGCAGGAGGGCTGCTTGACTTCAAATTATCCCATAGTGTGGCATCTGTTGTAAGGTCAGTTTCTGCATCAAGGTCTCTTGCTGCATATGAAGCAGGTGCAATTGGTCCGGGCAAGGACTGTGGTTATGAGAACATTATTATTAAGGCAATTACCGGTTACCCTATTTCTCAGGAAGGCAAAGGTTCTACATGTGCCCACTCAGATCTGATGGGCAACATGGCCATGCAATGTTGCGATCTCTGGTCCAATGAATCTGTGGAATACCGGGGAGATTTTGGAGGAACCACTGTACAATGTTGGGGTGAAACCCTTTCTTACGATTGCAGCATGATGAATACGGCATTGGAAGCCGGAGTTGGTAAAACCCTGCGTGATGTGTTAATGGTTTCAGACAGATACAGGGATCCACAGGCATTCATACTATCGTATGATAATGCTTATCGTATCGGTGAAGTAATAACTGCCCATCCGGATGATTTGTACCTGAGGGCAAAAGAGGCAGGTATGAAAGCTTGTGAATTAATCGAAAGTGGTTCCGAAGGATTCCTGGAGTTATCCAAGTTTGAAAAAGCTACAATAAAGAAAACCTGGAATGACCTGAAATCATTAGACGAAAATATGGAATCTTTTATTTGTAATTGCCTGGATATTTATTCATCTGAAGTGGATACTTTTAACCCATCAAATTATGGCCTTTAA
- a CDS encoding PAS domain S-box protein — MEKPTFKEGQINLEPALDFLDIGILLLDSKYNIIYLNSKISSFLGITENLYGKSVFDIEIWPFTKKEIVQSLNNIPSQTESTIHSIEDSEGEVYNFTAHYLNPALPDSPAFILTLEKHPFSENESEKFEDLLSIFTSGISEGIIIIQDEQIQFANRKFGKIVGKKWDEIKGTNFLNYFPIQYRRMLYKKYTKRIEKKIYGEMTYEVELLSTSGKVTPFELSSSLVEYGNRPAVMVIFRDISAKRQAEEHLKEAEKKYRSIFEKTPIGIVYFDRKGRISNSNEAFNYIFKTFIAEKEEPEIFDYIPDKEASDQIKKVLSGNALSYRGEYDINTQYSSKSIKLTCNSLLLDGILQGGIGIFEDISLQKGAEATLQMNKSRLEALLKLNRLEVFSFDEIARFALELTVEFTDSDCGYLCKMGKDSNPEKILYTPDTEYLESFVSGRIENLDFKDRKSNVMDGGKTVEIPLFENKQLVIVAGFRRNIAFKEMEINQLELFIQDIWTTIKHKMAEKSLRDSEIKYSSLVENGNDAIVVIQDGKLKFANSMFCEFVDNDCDSILNTDFRNYVAEEYHRMVTKKNQQYIQQKEMSHSRDEIELVTKNGKKIPVIVSTSVIDHEGKPAVMAFISDITQQKEKENKLLETFKVLKVLQSVIRTSPAIVFFWAPEEDWPVEFVSENIENFGYRAEEFTSGKLQYGDIIHPSDLEYVHQKLAKYSDEGLSDYNIEYRIITKKGDVRWVEERGSIQYEKSEISHYQGIILDITERKRVNRFLDIDTDIGNFLTPTGDMQEMFDQLLELALHIEGVDAGVLYIVDKSSKDLNIVAHRNISDGFVEKHSTIEKDSLRGKFLSVQYPVYKLYSEIYPFSKSKKGKDNLLATAIIPVITNDNLSAVLFLASHKNYEIPYSIRNSLETVANQIGSVLDRIEKEAGIQKSQYDLQVLFDTISELIFVVDPEGCILYSNLNVTKTLKYSKQEITGMNFIKIHSHTQVLDAAKAFNEALNGNKQKHLFTLMDKNNNLINVDTTLQRGEWNGNDVVIVVNRIVE, encoded by the coding sequence ATGGAAAAACCTACTTTTAAAGAAGGGCAAATTAATCTTGAGCCCGCATTAGACTTTCTGGACATCGGTATTCTTTTACTTGATAGTAAATATAACATAATATATTTAAATTCCAAAATTAGCAGTTTTTTAGGAATTACAGAAAACCTTTATGGAAAATCAGTTTTTGATATTGAAATATGGCCCTTTACCAAAAAAGAAATTGTTCAGTCCCTCAACAATATCCCTTCACAAACAGAATCAACTATTCATTCCATTGAAGATAGTGAAGGTGAAGTCTACAATTTTACAGCTCATTACTTGAACCCTGCTTTGCCTGATTCACCTGCATTTATACTTACACTTGAAAAACATCCTTTTTCTGAAAACGAATCTGAAAAATTTGAAGATCTGCTCTCCATTTTCACATCGGGCATTTCTGAAGGAATAATCATAATTCAAGATGAGCAAATCCAGTTTGCAAACCGCAAATTCGGAAAAATTGTTGGTAAAAAGTGGGATGAAATAAAAGGTACAAATTTCCTGAATTATTTTCCTATACAATATCGGAGGATGTTGTACAAAAAATATACCAAACGTATTGAAAAAAAAATATACGGGGAAATGACATATGAGGTCGAATTACTGTCAACATCAGGTAAAGTCACTCCTTTCGAACTTTCATCATCACTTGTTGAGTATGGCAATCGACCTGCAGTGATGGTCATATTTCGGGATATATCAGCTAAAAGGCAAGCAGAAGAGCATCTCAAAGAGGCTGAAAAGAAATACAGATCAATCTTTGAAAAAACACCTATTGGAATTGTTTATTTTGACAGGAAAGGCAGGATAAGTAACTCTAATGAAGCCTTCAATTATATATTTAAAACTTTTATTGCTGAAAAGGAAGAACCTGAAATTTTTGATTATATTCCTGATAAAGAAGCGTCTGACCAGATAAAAAAGGTGCTTTCCGGAAACGCTCTTTCTTACAGGGGAGAATACGATATTAACACTCAATATTCATCCAAATCTATAAAACTTACATGTAACTCCTTGCTTCTGGATGGGATTTTACAGGGTGGGATAGGTATCTTTGAAGATATTTCCCTGCAAAAAGGTGCTGAAGCCACTCTTCAAATGAACAAATCCCGACTTGAAGCCCTTTTAAAATTAAATCGGTTGGAAGTTTTTTCTTTCGATGAAATAGCTCGTTTCGCTCTTGAACTTACAGTTGAATTTACAGACAGTGATTGTGGCTATCTTTGCAAGATGGGAAAGGATAGCAACCCTGAAAAAATACTGTATACTCCTGATACAGAATATCTGGAATCATTTGTATCTGGAAGAATTGAAAATCTTGATTTCAAAGATCGAAAATCCAATGTTATGGATGGGGGAAAAACCGTTGAAATACCTCTTTTTGAAAATAAGCAGCTTGTAATTGTTGCAGGTTTTAGAAGGAATATAGCCTTCAAAGAAATGGAAATAAATCAATTAGAACTTTTTATACAGGATATATGGACTACAATTAAACATAAAATGGCCGAGAAATCATTACGTGATTCTGAAATCAAATATTCTTCCCTTGTGGAAAACGGCAATGACGCAATAGTTGTAATTCAGGATGGTAAACTTAAATTTGCAAATTCGATGTTTTGTGAATTCGTGGACAACGATTGTGATTCAATACTTAATACAGATTTTAGGAATTACGTTGCTGAAGAATATCACCGTATGGTGACTAAAAAAAACCAGCAGTATATACAGCAAAAGGAGATGTCTCATTCCAGAGATGAAATTGAACTGGTTACAAAGAACGGCAAGAAAATACCTGTAATAGTAAGCACATCTGTAATCGACCATGAAGGCAAACCTGCAGTAATGGCATTTATAAGTGACATTACACAACAAAAAGAAAAAGAGAATAAACTTCTTGAAACGTTTAAAGTCCTTAAAGTGCTTCAATCTGTAATTCGTACCAGTCCTGCAATAGTTTTCTTTTGGGCCCCGGAGGAAGATTGGCCGGTGGAGTTTGTATCTGAAAACATTGAAAATTTTGGTTACAGGGCCGAGGAATTTACTTCCGGAAAATTACAATATGGGGACATTATACATCCCTCTGATCTCGAGTATGTCCATCAGAAGCTTGCAAAATATTCAGATGAAGGATTGTCAGATTACAATATTGAATACCGTATAATCACAAAAAAGGGAGATGTGCGCTGGGTTGAAGAACGAGGTTCCATCCAATATGAAAAGAGCGAAATAAGCCACTATCAAGGTATAATCCTTGATATTACTGAAAGAAAAAGAGTAAATCGTTTTTTAGATATTGATACTGATATTGGGAATTTCCTGACACCCACCGGTGATATGCAAGAAATGTTTGATCAGCTACTAGAGCTGGCTCTTCATATTGAAGGTGTGGATGCAGGTGTTCTTTATATTGTTGACAAATCCAGTAAAGACCTTAATATTGTAGCTCATCGTAATATTTCCGATGGTTTTGTTGAAAAACATTCTACAATTGAAAAGGATTCACTTAGGGGAAAATTCCTGTCAGTACAGTATCCCGTGTATAAACTTTATTCTGAAATCTATCCCTTCTCTAAATCCAAAAAAGGCAAGGATAACCTTCTGGCAACAGCCATTATACCTGTAATAACCAATGATAATTTATCTGCAGTATTGTTTTTGGCATCCCATAAAAATTATGAGATTCCATATTCCATACGTAACTCGCTTGAAACTGTGGCAAACCAGATAGGTTCTGTGCTTGACAGGATTGAAAAAGAGGCAGGTATTCAGAAAAGCCAATATGATTTACAGGTACTCTTTGACACAATATCTGAGCTGATTTTTGTGGTAGATCCAGAAGGCTGCATTCTTTATTCCAATCTTAATGTTACAAAAACCCTGAAATATTCCAAACAGGAAATAACAGGTATGAATTTTATAAAAATTCATTCCCATACTCAGGTACTTGATGCTGCAAAAGCCTTTAACGAAGCACTCAATGGTAACAAACAGAAACATTTGTTCACTTTGATGGACAAAAATAATAATCTAATAAATGTCGATACTACATTGCAAAGGGGGGAATGGAACGGGAATGATGTAGTCATAGTTGTCAATCGAATTGTTGAATGA
- the mtaA gene encoding methylcobamide:CoM methyltransferase MtaA, protein MSELTQKTRLTNALKGESVDKAPVASVTQTATVELMEMTGASWPEAHSDASKMAKLALASHTEAGLEAVRYPFCLTVLAEAMGCEVNMGTQNRQPSITEHPYKKGVDDLKMPDNLAELGRIPAVVEATGIVRDSVGEDVPIIAGMEGPVTLASDLASVKKFMKWSIKKPDDFKTILDFATDACIEYANILLDSGVDMICVADPVASPDLMNPATFNDTLKPCLSKFAEAVDCVKILHVCGNVTPILDMMGDCKFEGLSIEEKVKDVKEAKKTVEGRATLVGNVSSPFTILSGTPDKVKEEVKKALDDGISVVAPGCGIAPNSPLENVKALVEGRDEYFS, encoded by the coding sequence ATGTCAGAACTGACTCAAAAAACCAGATTAACGAATGCTTTAAAGGGCGAGTCTGTAGACAAAGCCCCGGTTGCCTCTGTTACACAGACTGCAACAGTAGAACTCATGGAAATGACCGGTGCATCCTGGCCAGAGGCTCATTCAGATGCTTCAAAAATGGCAAAACTGGCATTGGCATCCCATACTGAAGCCGGGCTGGAAGCTGTAAGATATCCATTTTGCCTAACGGTCCTGGCCGAGGCCATGGGTTGTGAAGTGAACATGGGTACCCAAAACAGACAACCCTCAATAACCGAACATCCCTATAAAAAAGGAGTTGACGATCTCAAGATGCCTGATAACCTGGCTGAACTGGGCAGGATTCCTGCAGTAGTTGAAGCTACAGGCATCGTGAGGGATAGTGTAGGTGAAGATGTCCCTATTATAGCAGGAATGGAGGGACCGGTTACCCTGGCCTCAGATCTAGCCAGTGTCAAGAAATTCATGAAATGGTCGATCAAGAAGCCTGATGATTTTAAGACCATCCTGGATTTTGCCACTGATGCATGTATCGAATATGCCAATATCCTTCTGGATAGTGGAGTAGATATGATATGTGTGGCAGACCCGGTTGCTTCTCCTGACCTTATGAATCCAGCCACATTCAATGATACCCTTAAACCCTGCCTTTCAAAATTTGCAGAAGCTGTTGATTGTGTAAAAATACTGCATGTATGTGGAAATGTAACACCAATCCTGGATATGATGGGAGATTGTAAATTTGAAGGCTTGAGTATTGAGGAAAAGGTAAAGGATGTAAAGGAAGCCAAAAAGACAGTTGAAGGACGTGCTACACTTGTTGGTAACGTTTCCAGTCCTTTCACAATTCTCAGCGGAACTCCTGATAAAGTAAAAGAGGAAGTAAAAAAGGCCCTGGATGATGGAATTTCTGTAGTTGCCCCTGGCTGTGGTATTGCTCCAAATTCACCTCTTGAGAATGTAAAGGCACTGGTTGAAGGAAGAGATGAATACTTTTCCTGA
- the mtaC gene encoding methanol--corrinoid protein MtaC, whose amino-acid sequence MIDINPKNTLIRYNILVESDMTPEEVAEQLYPTDPHIRQVVKAVFEGDEDEVVAALQNTIDSGVPPLTLINDALMAGMEVVSTLYDYGLLYLPDVIISAQAMIEGIEYCKEQSKQTHESKGKIISYVVEGDIHDIGKKIVTVLLRANGYEVIDLGKDVPVEEVVAAAKREKPIMLSGTALMTTTMHAFKDVNSRLLASDINVPVVCGGGAVTQDFVSDYDLGVYCEEAADVPKIADSILHGLDIRKLRDTFHKH is encoded by the coding sequence ATGATAGATATCAATCCTAAAAATACTTTGATACGCTACAACATATTGGTTGAAAGTGATATGACTCCTGAAGAGGTGGCAGAACAGCTGTACCCCACAGACCCCCATATTCGTCAGGTCGTCAAAGCTGTTTTTGAAGGCGATGAAGATGAAGTTGTCGCTGCTTTGCAAAATACAATTGATTCTGGAGTACCCCCTCTTACACTTATAAACGATGCTCTAATGGCAGGAATGGAAGTGGTATCCACACTTTATGATTACGGGTTGCTGTACCTGCCGGATGTTATTATCTCTGCCCAGGCAATGATTGAAGGTATAGAATATTGCAAGGAACAATCCAAACAGACTCATGAATCAAAGGGCAAGATTATTTCTTATGTTGTAGAAGGTGATATTCACGACATTGGGAAAAAGATTGTAACTGTTCTTTTACGTGCCAATGGTTATGAAGTTATTGACCTTGGAAAAGATGTGCCTGTTGAAGAAGTTGTGGCCGCAGCCAAAAGAGAGAAACCCATCATGCTTTCTGGAACCGCCTTGATGACCACTACAATGCATGCTTTCAAAGACGTGAATTCGCGACTGCTGGCAAGTGATATAAATGTACCTGTAGTCTGTGGTGGTGGGGCTGTAACCCAGGACTTTGTTTCTGATTATGATCTAGGAGTATATTGCGAGGAAGCTGCAGACGTACCAAAAATTGCAGATTCCATCCTGCATGGATTGGATATAAGGAAATTAAGGGATACTTTCCATAAACACTAA
- a CDS encoding GTP-binding protein — MGKSGCYDAGTINGTIIYGRFERMKVLVVGGFLGSGKTTTILRIGKYLGEKGQKAAIIVNEIGEIGVDADIISSYGFDSIELTNGCVCCTLKRDMRYTVDEIYRKMKPDILLVEPTGIAFPAVIKEDIMLMNLKDVEFAPLVTVIDGSRFKQIMKETKQFSKRQIIDAEILAINKVDLIEDLYIPIVESSVQQMNPQAHTVRFSAKSKDEEFAEFISGLLSDETSLEVDRRKGSIDKSPDAEEIIADSGENSIEYSKMATYASEYSLNHDYLESEKAQSIVSNLMEGLKKEIIVMNPDFVGHMKVILQAGTVNVRSSVTGAEEKPQIETIESYSSKPSVKILSAISNVSRSELMELVDFFVKEIFTNHGIKIVKTAVHKHNHDSHNHENHNHPEDV; from the coding sequence ATGGGAAAATCTGGATGTTATGATGCAGGAACCATCAACGGAACAATAATCTATGGAAGGTTTGAGCGAATGAAAGTACTCGTTGTGGGAGGATTTCTAGGAAGTGGAAAAACCACTACAATCCTCCGCATTGGTAAATATCTCGGGGAAAAGGGTCAGAAAGCTGCTATAATAGTAAATGAAATAGGCGAAATTGGAGTTGATGCTGATATCATCTCCAGTTATGGTTTTGATTCCATAGAGCTCACAAACGGTTGTGTATGTTGTACTCTCAAAAGAGATATGAGGTATACCGTAGATGAAATTTATAGGAAAATGAAGCCGGATATTCTACTTGTTGAACCTACAGGTATTGCATTTCCTGCTGTAATAAAAGAAGATATCATGCTGATGAATTTGAAAGATGTTGAGTTTGCACCTCTGGTTACAGTAATTGATGGCAGCCGTTTCAAGCAAATAATGAAAGAAACGAAACAGTTTTCCAAAAGACAGATCATTGATGCTGAAATCCTGGCCATCAACAAAGTGGATTTAATAGAAGACTTGTATATACCGATAGTTGAATCTTCAGTTCAGCAGATGAATCCGCAGGCACATACGGTTCGTTTTTCCGCGAAAAGCAAGGATGAAGAGTTTGCAGAATTCATTAGTGGACTATTAAGTGATGAAACATCCCTTGAAGTCGATAGAAGGAAAGGAAGTATTGATAAAAGCCCCGATGCAGAAGAAATTATTGCAGATAGTGGAGAAAATTCGATAGAGTATTCAAAAATGGCCACTTATGCATCTGAATACAGTCTAAATCATGATTATCTTGAGTCTGAAAAAGCCCAATCAATAGTCTCAAACCTGATGGAAGGTCTAAAAAAAGAGATAATCGTGATGAATCCGGATTTTGTCGGTCACATGAAAGTGATTTTGCAAGCCGGTACCGTAAATGTACGTTCCAGTGTCACAGGAGCCGAAGAAAAACCTCAAATTGAAACAATAGAATCATATTCTTCTAAGCCTTCTGTCAAGATTCTATCTGCAATTTCAAATGTTTCCCGTTCGGAATTAATGGAACTTGTGGATTTCTTTGTCAAGGAAATTTTCACAAATCATGGTATTAAAATAGTGAAAACTGCTGTCCATAAGCACAACCATGACAGTCACAACCACGAAAATCACAATCACCCAGAAGATGTGTAA
- a CDS encoding sulfatase-like hydrolase/transferase — translation MVLIVDGLGNGYINPERDVKAIDGSVLQKPGLSNLPYIYDQAVIFDSVYVPALKGNSGHNVIMTGNRDADDTMVGYDNASIYDVVRKHGYLTVGVLERGDSEEVVAENDLVIHDTTNSINEPVMQVSVSGNREIDVLPLLEKEFETHASRALSRVESTPSGSIQRYYAYNKLALDAAMDSINILEKEGRDTKYFITVNIAALDTAGLYRGYEGYGQCIENLDSMIVPLYETCRENNLALVITSDHGMAFPDAESRGGAKSEKYASANEVRNVPLIILSPNIKQQRIQETIGQEDVAPILLSTLGIADRPAFCEGREKNLKEYAVLKVVSPGITSMKLSNSGKEVCSGSNDSMYYITGLEKNKQYTLETVIDSSGETYKETLSIENDRVIEIKEKDEKQDSTASPENNMHLVGGVLIGVINLTGLAIIFRIMRN, via the coding sequence GTGGTACTGATAGTTGATGGTCTTGGCAATGGATATATAAATCCTGAGCGGGATGTAAAAGCAATCGATGGTTCCGTTCTCCAAAAACCCGGGTTGTCAAATCTTCCATATATATATGATCAGGCTGTGATTTTTGATTCTGTTTATGTCCCTGCGCTGAAAGGTAACAGCGGACACAATGTTATCATGACAGGTAACAGGGATGCAGATGACACAATGGTAGGTTATGATAATGCCAGTATTTATGATGTTGTCAGAAAACATGGATACCTGACAGTTGGGGTACTTGAGAGAGGTGATTCCGAAGAAGTAGTTGCAGAAAATGACCTTGTTATCCATGACACAACCAATTCAATAAATGAACCTGTAATGCAGGTTTCGGTATCCGGGAATAGGGAAATAGATGTCCTGCCACTTCTTGAAAAAGAGTTTGAGACACATGCATCCCGGGCACTGTCCAGAGTGGAAAGTACACCTTCCGGCTCCATCCAGAGGTATTATGCCTACAATAAATTGGCCCTGGATGCAGCAATGGACTCTATCAATATCCTTGAAAAGGAAGGCAGGGATACAAAATACTTCATAACCGTCAATATTGCCGCGCTTGACACAGCAGGACTCTACAGGGGTTATGAAGGTTATGGCCAGTGTATTGAAAACCTTGATTCCATGATAGTGCCCCTTTATGAAACATGCCGGGAAAACAATCTGGCACTGGTTATCACATCTGATCATGGGATGGCATTTCCTGATGCTGAATCAAGAGGAGGGGCAAAATCAGAGAAGTATGCTTCTGCAAATGAGGTTCGCAACGTACCCTTGATAATTTTGTCCCCCAATATTAAACAACAACGAATCCAGGAAACGATTGGTCAGGAAGATGTAGCACCAATTCTTCTGAGTACGCTTGGCATTGCTGATAGACCTGCTTTTTGTGAGGGAAGGGAAAAAAACCTGAAAGAATATGCGGTGCTAAAGGTCGTGTCACCGGGAATTACCAGTATGAAACTTAGCAACAGTGGTAAAGAAGTTTGTTCTGGAAGCAATGATTCCATGTACTACATAACCGGTCTGGAGAAAAATAAACAATACACTCTGGAAACAGTGATTGATAGCAGTGGTGAGACATACAAGGAAACACTATCTATCGAAAATGACAGGGTAATTGAAATAAAGGAAAAAGATGAAAAACAGGACTCTACTGCGTCCCCGGAAAACAACATGCACCTTGTGGGAGGGGTTTTGATAGGAGTTATTAATCTCACAGGCCTGGCAATAATTTTCAGGATAATGCGCAATTGA